In Aspergillus fumigatus Af293 chromosome 6, whole genome shotgun sequence, the genomic window ACATTCAACGACCCGTCCTACGTCGCCACTGTTAAGCCTGCGACGGAGACAGATGTCCAAGCAATTGTAAGCACATCTACCAAAGAAGCAAGAGATGCGGCGCCGGTGATGCTCAGAGAGAATATCAGGTTTCCACTGCTGCCTCGCACAATATAACTTTTTTCGCAACTGGTGGCGGACACGGCGTAAAGTTGAACTTTGGCAATGTGCAAAATGCCATAAATATCGAATTGAGCCTGCTTGACTTCATCGATCTGGACCTTGACAATGAGGTGGTCACCATCGGACCCGGGGTGGAAAATGCCCAGCTTTATGACCTTCTGTCCTCCGTGGGGAAAGAGACCGGTACAAACTCTTACATCTTTTTGCCCAGCACTCAGCTTGAGTTCCATGTATAAGCAGATACAGCTCACTAACGTTGCAATGTAGCACTAACTGGCGAGCGCTGCGTCAACACCATCGGCCCTACGCTTGGGGGAGGGTTGGGGCCCCTCTACGGCATTCGTGGCCCGCAGGTAGATTCTCTTGTGTCCGCTCGCTTGGTAACAGCTTCCGGGGATGTGATAACTGTCTCCAGGAGCGAGAATCGAGATCTCTTCTGGGCTATCAGGGGTGCTGGTGCGAACTTTGGTATCGTCACGTCGGCCACCTACAGGATCTACGACCAGACCAATGGTGGAATGGCTGTGTCCGCCCAGTTTGCCTTCGCGCCTGCCGTCAATCGCTCGGTATTCGATCTGATGGAATCCATGAATGATGAGTATCCCCCGGGGATGTCTGGGGGGATGATACTCAGCTATAATCATACAACCAACGAGGTAACTATCCTTCTGGGCTCCCCTTTgagcttctcttcttgtccttgagTGGTGATTTATATCCATGATAGCCCTCGGTCCAATGGAATCTCTTGTTCATGGGGTCCAATGAAGATGCCCAGCCGTGGCTCGACAAGATCCAGGCCCTGGGTCCGATCGACTCGAGTATCCGCAACGTCCCGTGGCATCGCAGGGATGAACCCGAAGTGCCATATTGTGAGAGAGGACAACACTATATCCTTTACAACCTGAACCTCAGAAGAACAGATGCAGCCACTTTGCAGTCCTACTTCGATAGCTTCGTCGACTTCTCCTCCAAAAACCCCTGGTTCGATTGCGATCTCATGTATGAACGGCAGGCGACCGACGCCGCGCTGGCAGTGCCTCTTAGCGAGAGGGGAGTAGGGCCATGGCGGGACAGTAAAATCAATGCGTAAGTCTCTGTATCCATTGATACCCCCGTCTACGTTCACCAGACATCAGAGAAGCAATGGCCCCTCTGCGGCATGGACCACGTTTAGTTGCTCATTCTCCACTAACGATTATATATCACTGCAGAAACTTTCTCGTGGTGACCCCTTCCGAAGAGTATGATGAAGCTGCTGATGCCTTCGTGCGACCATTTATGGATCGATTCCAGGCAGTCATGGGCTTCGACACTCTCCATGTGTACGTCAACGAGGCGCTGGGTGACGAAGGTCCCGCGTCATGGTATGGGGAGGAAAACCTCCCGAGACTTGTTGCGCTGAAACAACAATGGGACCCGGAAAATAAATTTGGTGCCGGGGCTCCGATTCCGTTGAGTCTGTAGCCCTTGGGATAAATTGGATTTCCATGGCCATGTTCTTAACCTTACGGCTAGCCGCTGAGCATACAGCTTTGGCTGTATCACTCACCAAGACCCATACTCGAGAGCAATAGAGAAAATCACCTTTTACCGAGATGTATGTGCCGAAATTTGTGTATGTGGACAGGGCAGGAGCTATAATGCCTGGCAAACGAGTAAATCCTACGCCTTTGCATAGTTCTCATGACGAGACGACTTCAACACTATGGCATTTGTGAGGTAGACTTGGATACAGTGTGATCACCAAGCGGGCCACCAAATCAGACTATCTAAGAACCGTTATACTCTAAAGGCAGGGCCTGACTCAAGGCGCGAGGTCCGCTCTAAAATAGCGCAGGGACAAACATTGCTCATTTCTGACCTTCTTTGAGGAAAGATAGATAGTGCTCTATCCTTCCAGATGCACATACGAGACTAAAGTTATGAATTCTAGACCAGAGTACATGTAACACTGCGGCAGGTTGGCTATCGCTGTGACAAGACATGCCTACTCGGGTGTCCAAAAACCAGGTCTCAATGGGGTTGCCCTACACCTAGCGACTGTTGCTTGAGATTGGCAACGCAGATAGGCTTGCAGATAGGCTGCAGTGAGGGGGAGCGGCGGCTGACGAAGCCAAGGGGACCAACTGCTATTCTCTCAGTTGATCCTCATGTTGGGAAGCAAGGAAAAGTATAGTCACATCTTACGGGGGTAATTCCTCCGGCATACAGCCCACGCAAAAGGGAGAGGACGATATTCTATTCAACAATAGCGGAGACTGAAAACATTTCCCTTTCATCGGGCTTCGCCCATTCTCGTATCTTTCCTGTACGATACAATCTCCAGGCGAGATTTAGAGATTTAGTGAAATTGGTCTCTGAGTGGATGTATGATTGTCAATGGATTTATCGTAGTCCTGCTCACTGGATCTTAGATCGGTCACCCTGTAAAACTCCAGCCAGAGCCCTCATTCGCAAATTTATACCGCTTTGCTAACGGCATGTGCCATGTCACCGAGTAGCTTGGCTGAGGTTGTCCACGGCCATACCAGTGGATACGAACCAGCTCTCATTGCCAGGAGTACTAATCTTTACAGGCTACGTTGACATATTGTTTATATCTCTTTATGATTCCCTCGTGATGAGGTTGTAGACCCCCAAGACTCCCACCAAAATGTATGTCAGGTAGCTGTTAGAAGGGCGCTTCTCCGAAAGGCAAATTGGAGTCGTAACTAGTTTCTGGTCTTTATGGACGGCGACTGAGTAGTGATGAATATCCGGTAGCTATATATAGATGTATAGATGTTTGCCTCTGTCGTGGACACCAGGCTGACTGTCACTGTACCTACAAGCACAAAAATGACATAGCAGTGCTCAGTTTagcactttctcttctgcgaGTAGCCCTGGGCGGTCCATGTGATCGACTACTTTGCTCAGCGGGCAGTCTGGTGAAGCAGAGAAGAATTCGATCAGGTCACAGAGCCGCCGACACAAAGCTCTTGCCTGGTCCTCAGATAAGACCCGGGTATTGGCGCACACTTGGATCTCCAGTCGGTCTGGGTGAGGTTCGGAAAAGATCCAAACTTCCGTCAACGGATCGAACTGTGCGAACTTGGAGTATTGCACCTGCAGACCGTCCAAGGCGATGTTGTGGTGCAGCTCGATATTCTGATGTTGGACAATGAAGCTGAGCTGGGTATCCGCGGGCCAAGGGGTCGAATGTCTGAAGATATCCCGGAGCTCGAGGTGCTCGTGTGGCAGCGCTCGGGTGTACTGTTCCTGCACGTGGGCGAGCAGATCCAGGACCGTCCACGAGGGCTGCAGCATCACCCGCAATGGTATGAAGTTGAGGCAACATCCCAGGAGAGCTTCGACATTATCAAGGGCCAGGTTCCGGCCGTTCACGGTGTGCCCAAAAACCACATCGTTCTGGGATAGAAGCTGGCAGAGGTGGAATCCGCACGCCGCCTTGACGAGGGAGGCCATTGTGATGCCCGCGGGCAGACGGGGATTCTTTATGCCTTGGAAGGTCCACTGAGTCTTGTGCTCGCGGTCCTGGCAGTTCGTTGCGGGGAACGGCACGGGCATAGAGGAGCCTCGGAGAtatttcttccagaaatCAAAGGCAGGTCGCTCGTCTCGCGAGGAACGATGATAGACGTAATCGGCAAAGTGGGTGGTTGATGGCAGTGGTATCTGGTTATATATGGCGGCTATATCACTGAAAAGACGTGGAATAGATACCCCATCCCACTGGGCATGGGAGATTTGGATCGTAAAAACGTGCTCCTGCTCTGAGCGGGACACGAGAGTGAACTTGCACGGGAGTCTTCCCAGTCCATCTAACGCTGCCAGATCCCTTTCCCAGAGCGACTTGCAGAACTCGAGAAGATCTCCATCAGTCGTATAATGGGTGAAA contains:
- the fmqD gene encoding FAD-dependent monooxygenase fmqD, yielding MQYIPFLISGLVPVALSKSLFEATSNTRIDGNDIAAIFGPVLTPEAHIFLPSDGDYDDNVMARWSTFNDPSYVATVKPATETDVQAIVSTAASHNITFFATGGGHGVKLNFGNVQNAINIELSLLDFIDLDLDNEVVTIGPGVENAQLYDLLSSVGKETALTGERCVNTIGPTLGGGLGPLYGIRGPQVDSLVSARLVTASGDVITVSRSENRDLFWAIRGAGANFGIVTSATYRIYDQTNGGMAVSAQFAFAPAVNRSVFDLMESMNDEYPPGMSGGMILSYNHTTNEPSVQWNLLFMGSNEDAQPWLDKIQALGPIDSSIRNVPWHRRDEPEVPYCERGQHYILYNLNLRRTDAATLQSYFDSFVDFSSKNPWFDCDLMYERQATDAALAVPLSERGVGPWRDSKINANFLVVTPSEEYDEAADAFVRPFMDRFQAVMGFDTLHVYVNEALGDEGPASWYGEENLPRLVALKQQWDPENKFGAGAPIPLSL